A stretch of Sulfurimonas autotrophica DSM 16294 DNA encodes these proteins:
- a CDS encoding damage-control phosphatase ARMT1 family protein, which produces MTIDNECVGCIINQSVKVADAIGAEEALKRTLVSTVEDMSKNFSFSKTPPEIAADVYEKMSQIAEKQDLYDEVKALSTQKARSFVPSLEEKLFTCKDKLLTATKIAVAGNVIDLAAQVEFDLNEELDKVFHTEFSHNDFEDLQTELESAKSVVILGDNVGEHIFDYLFIQTLQELYPKLTCNYMVRGTPIINDVTCKEAKEAGFEKLCNLVDSGVNTPGFVYSRATKEAQKLFDEADLVISKGMGNYECLSPSHRKNICFLLKVKCNVVANSLSKEVGDIICKLI; this is translated from the coding sequence ATGACGATTGATAATGAATGTGTCGGCTGTATAATCAATCAAAGTGTAAAAGTGGCTGATGCTATTGGTGCAGAGGAAGCTTTGAAAAGAACACTTGTATCTACAGTAGAAGATATGAGTAAAAATTTTTCTTTTTCAAAAACTCCTCCTGAAATTGCCGCAGACGTATATGAAAAAATGTCTCAAATTGCAGAAAAGCAAGATTTGTATGATGAGGTAAAAGCACTCTCTACACAAAAAGCACGCTCATTTGTACCATCTTTAGAAGAAAAGCTCTTTACATGTAAAGACAAACTGCTGACAGCTACGAAAATTGCCGTTGCCGGTAATGTTATAGATTTGGCAGCGCAGGTTGAATTTGATTTGAATGAAGAACTTGACAAAGTATTTCATACTGAGTTTTCACATAATGATTTTGAAGATTTGCAAACAGAGCTGGAATCGGCAAAAAGTGTTGTAATTCTGGGCGATAATGTCGGAGAACACATTTTTGACTATTTGTTTATACAAACCTTGCAAGAACTCTACCCTAAGCTTACATGTAACTACATGGTACGCGGCACACCAATCATAAATGATGTTACATGTAAAGAGGCAAAAGAGGCAGGTTTTGAGAAGCTTTGCAATCTTGTTGACAGCGGTGTGAACACGCCGGGATTTGTATACAGCCGTGCGACAAAAGAGGCGCAAAAACTTTTTGATGAGGCAGATTTGGTGATAAGCAAGGGTATGGGAAATTATGAATGCCTCAGTCCAAGCCACAGAAAAAATATCTGTTTTTTGCTCAAAGTCAAATGTAATGTGGTGGCTAACTCTTTAAGTAAAGAAGTCGGCGATATTATTTGTAAACTCATATAA
- a CDS encoding globin, translating to MNLQITDGEIDIRPSVAKPYPGFFHEVGEERFRKLVFDHYESIKTSDIAFLFPVFDDDDFAEAQKHAADFLIEISGGPDYFIQTRGEHQMVGRHAPFRIDEKARKTWLELYIPLLEALETEGISPEYIESFWNYLDLFSMWVVNTKS from the coding sequence ATGAACTTGCAAATTACGGATGGAGAAATTGATATACGACCATCGGTTGCGAAGCCGTATCCCGGTTTTTTTCACGAAGTAGGTGAAGAAAGATTTAGAAAACTTGTTTTTGATCATTATGAGTCTATCAAAACAAGTGATATTGCATTTTTATTTCCCGTTTTTGATGATGATGATTTTGCAGAGGCTCAAAAACATGCGGCAGATTTTTTGATAGAAATCTCCGGCGGTCCTGATTATTTTATACAAACCAGGGGAGAGCATCAAATGGTCGGGCGTCATGCGCCTTTTCGCATAGATGAAAAAGCGAGAAAAACCTGGCTTGAGCTTTACATTCCGCTTTTAGAAGCACTTGAGACAGAAGGAATCAGCCCGGAGTATATAGAATCGTTTTGGAACTATTTAGACCTGTTTTCTATGTGGGTGGTCAATACAAAGAGTTAA
- the trxB gene encoding thioredoxin-disulfide reductase — protein MLDCAIIGGGPAGLTAGLYTTRGGLENVTMFERGMPGGQITQSSEIENYPGVTGDITGMDLMMPWPEQCQKFGLKHDMAEVSRISKDGDIFTVTKSDATTIEAHSVIVCTGSSPRRAGFKGEDIFFGKGVSTCATCDGFFYKGKEVAVIGGGDTALEEALYLAKICSKVYLVHRRDSFRAAPNTVKRVKENEKIELILNSVPEEVYGDASGVNGLKVKDKDENIRDITVPGVFTFVGNDVNNQTLIQEDGSFLCDVNEQGQVVVTLSMKTSVPGLYAAGDMRIEAPKQVVSAAGDGAVAALSAISYVDELLG, from the coding sequence ATATTAGATTGCGCAATTATAGGCGGAGGACCGGCTGGTCTTACTGCAGGACTATACACAACACGCGGTGGACTTGAAAACGTAACAATGTTTGAAAGAGGAATGCCCGGCGGGCAAATTACCCAAAGTTCCGAGATAGAAAACTATCCAGGTGTTACAGGTGACATTACCGGAATGGATTTAATGATGCCATGGCCCGAGCAGTGTCAAAAATTTGGTCTTAAGCATGATATGGCAGAAGTAAGCCGTATCAGTAAAGACGGCGATATTTTTACTGTTACAAAGTCAGACGCAACAACAATTGAGGCACACAGCGTCATTGTTTGCACAGGCTCATCTCCACGCCGCGCAGGCTTTAAAGGTGAAGATATATTTTTTGGTAAAGGTGTCAGTACCTGTGCTACATGTGACGGATTTTTTTATAAAGGCAAAGAAGTAGCAGTCATCGGCGGTGGAGACACAGCGTTAGAAGAGGCACTTTATTTGGCAAAAATTTGTTCTAAAGTTTATCTTGTTCATAGACGTGACAGTTTTCGTGCCGCACCTAACACTGTAAAACGCGTTAAAGAAAATGAAAAAATAGAACTTATTTTAAACTCAGTACCAGAAGAAGTCTATGGTGATGCAAGCGGTGTGAACGGTTTAAAAGTTAAAGACAAAGATGAAAATATTAGAGATATTACAGTCCCAGGCGTTTTTACTTTTGTAGGCAATGATGTAAATAATCAGACACTTATACAAGAAGACGGCAGTTTTTTATGCGATGTCAATGAGCAGGGACAGGTTGTTGTGACATTGAGCATGAAAACATCTGTGCCCGGTCTATATGCCGCAGGTGACATGCGAATAGAAGCACCGAAACAGGTTGTTTCAGCAGCAGGTGACGGTGCTGTGGCAGCCCTCTCAGCAATTTCATACGTTGATGAATTATTAGGATAA
- a CDS encoding DUF7494 domain-containing protein, which produces MLKWILLTFVLANSFALEISIDSAKDNFIKYATLDIRDSKPFTCKEIKNDFDAVKEILCTFSKRPSRSLKHIQNDFFKVDTVVKGDKFFVVIKPFYKIKLIPEIFDLTKDNEVFNADVNISNHWSILGYKKKFPLFKKEEVSQIALNFPFYLDKDKLPYVGSLDIKGNPVHIKKIEDVKEYLKVKKYYKEKQYESCLQTVNDVLKTYPNTLFRAELLYYKIKVYAKIKDWDNVISYAKEFLREYSSDENVAEVLSLMAKAYAKLGQNTDADYFFDRLFTEHTDTKFAQYGYIYKGEMLEESGGITKAIKYYKKALYETKDLEVAANAAYHLASLYLSYRPKEASQYAMKIVQAKPSYFMEDFKASQKMMQEFANQEYYKTAAAIADAMLHEIDATYDEYEELLKDRALWLAKTKNKQKALKAINEYLKKFPDGDFIDAVQIAKDALFFEVSDLNATAKLTEFDKLIQEYQNDSIGKRALYEKAKLLLKEGKYSAVLGLKEELESLDKTEYKDVKKIIQDAAIGEMQESLRNKNCKQVLVISNEYNITLSDKWDDGIYECAMKGGDFQLSKNIALKNLKSKSLDERKKWLYRYIKVDFATGNYSDVIDAAKDLISLIEDDKNSKYKEAYRYLFDTYERLEKKNKMIDGMAKIEEVFGLDYKDIDRYVSMITLGSERHDDNMTIKYATKVMQIQEKSDSHVQSPYVEFALYQAYMDKKEYNKALKVIQSLDTLKLSNTLRSRQKYLLGSVLSKLWRDDEAKKAYNEAIKADPKSSWAKLAKSALEL; this is translated from the coding sequence TTGTTAAAATGGATACTCTTAACCTTTGTTCTTGCAAACTCTTTTGCACTCGAAATTTCAATTGACAGTGCAAAAGACAACTTCATAAAGTATGCAACACTTGACATACGAGACTCCAAACCCTTTACATGTAAAGAAATAAAAAATGATTTTGACGCAGTCAAAGAGATTTTATGTACATTTTCAAAAAGACCATCAAGAAGCCTCAAGCATATTCAAAATGACTTTTTTAAAGTGGATACAGTTGTCAAAGGAGATAAATTTTTTGTTGTTATCAAGCCTTTTTATAAAATAAAATTAATTCCTGAAATATTTGACCTGACAAAAGACAATGAAGTTTTTAATGCAGATGTAAACATCTCAAATCATTGGAGCATATTAGGTTATAAAAAAAAGTTTCCTTTATTTAAAAAAGAAGAAGTATCCCAAATTGCACTTAACTTTCCTTTTTATTTAGATAAAGACAAGTTGCCGTATGTCGGGAGTCTTGATATCAAAGGAAATCCGGTTCATATAAAAAAGATAGAAGATGTCAAAGAGTATTTGAAAGTAAAAAAATATTATAAAGAGAAACAGTATGAGTCATGTCTACAAACTGTTAATGATGTACTTAAAACCTATCCGAATACTCTTTTTAGGGCAGAACTCTTATACTATAAAATAAAAGTATATGCGAAGATCAAAGATTGGGATAATGTCATCAGTTATGCGAAAGAATTTTTGCGAGAATACTCATCAGACGAAAATGTAGCTGAAGTCCTTTCTTTGATGGCAAAGGCATATGCAAAACTCGGACAAAATACAGATGCCGATTATTTTTTTGACCGTCTCTTTACAGAGCATACCGATACAAAATTTGCACAATATGGGTATATATACAAAGGTGAAATGCTTGAAGAATCCGGAGGCATTACAAAAGCTATAAAATATTATAAAAAAGCACTTTATGAAACAAAAGATTTGGAAGTGGCTGCAAATGCAGCATACCATTTAGCCTCTTTGTACCTTTCATACAGACCAAAAGAAGCCTCTCAATATGCTATGAAAATTGTTCAGGCAAAACCGAGCTATTTTATGGAAGATTTTAAAGCATCACAGAAGATGATGCAGGAGTTTGCAAATCAGGAATATTATAAGACTGCAGCTGCTATTGCTGATGCAATGTTGCATGAAATAGATGCGACATATGATGAGTATGAAGAGCTGCTAAAAGACAGAGCATTGTGGCTTGCAAAAACCAAAAATAAGCAAAAGGCGTTAAAAGCAATCAATGAATATTTGAAAAAATTTCCTGATGGGGATTTCATTGATGCTGTGCAAATAGCTAAAGATGCTCTGTTTTTTGAAGTTTCCGACTTAAATGCTACAGCAAAATTGACCGAATTTGATAAACTCATACAAGAGTACCAAAATGACAGCATAGGCAAGCGTGCGCTTTATGAAAAGGCGAAACTGCTGCTCAAAGAAGGAAAATACAGTGCGGTACTGGGGTTAAAAGAAGAGTTGGAATCTTTGGATAAGACAGAGTATAAGGATGTGAAAAAGATTATACAAGATGCGGCAATAGGGGAGATGCAGGAGTCACTGCGCAATAAAAACTGTAAACAGGTTCTTGTGATATCAAACGAGTATAATATTACACTCTCAGATAAATGGGATGACGGTATCTATGAGTGTGCTATGAAAGGTGGAGATTTCCAGCTTTCTAAAAATATAGCCTTGAAAAATTTAAAATCAAAAAGTTTAGATGAACGTAAAAAATGGCTCTATCGTTATATAAAAGTTGATTTTGCAACAGGGAATTACAGTGATGTCATTGATGCTGCTAAAGATTTAATAAGCTTGATCGAAGATGATAAAAATTCAAAATACAAAGAAGCATACAGGTATCTTTTTGATACTTATGAGCGATTAGAGAAAAAAAATAAAATGATTGATGGCATGGCCAAAATCGAAGAAGTTTTCGGACTTGATTATAAAGATATAGACCGTTATGTTTCTATGATAACGCTTGGAAGCGAGCGCCATGATGACAATATGACTATAAAATATGCAACAAAAGTTATGCAGATACAAGAAAAGTCAGATTCACATGTACAGAGCCCTTATGTAGAATTTGCACTTTATCAAGCATACATGGATAAAAAAGAGTATAACAAGGCTTTAAAAGTTATTCAATCTTTGGATACACTCAAATTAAGTAATACATTGCGCTCACGACAAAAGTATTTATTAGGAAGTGTCCTGAGTAAGTTGTGGAGGGATGATGAAGCTAAAAAAGCTTATAATGAAGCTATAAAAGCTGACCCAAAATCATCTTGGGCCAAACTTGCTAAAAGTGCTTTAGAACTTTAA
- a CDS encoding DUF2249 domain-containing protein: MKNYKTMGTKKEIILDVSELEAPYPLVEAINALNSLQDEEVLIFRHRMNPQMLFQNILALGLHYEITKEDENEFEMRIYK; the protein is encoded by the coding sequence TTGAAAAACTACAAGACTATGGGAACTAAAAAAGAGATTATTTTAGATGTAAGCGAGCTGGAAGCGCCTTATCCTCTTGTCGAAGCCATCAATGCCTTAAACAGTTTACAAGATGAAGAAGTATTAATATTTCGCCATCGCATGAATCCTCAAATGCTTTTTCAAAATATTTTGGCATTGGGATTGCACTATGAAATTACAAAAGAAGATGAAAATGAGTTTGAAATGAGGATTTACAAATAA
- the dapB gene encoding 4-hydroxy-tetrahydrodipicolinate reductase: MIKVGVFGASGRVGRLLIEDLKTTQEMSLSSVYVRNPLDFAIDPSVLVTSDMKSFLNNCDIVIDFSLPEACEMLLEESINTPKPLVIGTTGLNTHQLNLLKQASEIMPVLYATNMSMGVALLNKLVYQASAALEDFDIEIVEMHHRHKKDAPSGTALTLSESAAQARGLDLNKVRVSGRDGNIGERSKDEIAVMALRGGDIVGRHTVGFYNDGEFIELNHTATSRNTFSKGALRAGKWLADKEPSLYNISDCLEL; the protein is encoded by the coding sequence ATGATAAAAGTAGGTGTTTTCGGTGCCAGTGGTAGAGTCGGCAGACTTTTAATAGAAGATTTAAAAACAACTCAAGAAATGAGTCTCTCAAGTGTATATGTACGTAATCCCCTTGACTTTGCAATTGATCCATCTGTTTTGGTAACTTCTGATATGAAATCATTTTTAAATAACTGTGATATAGTAATCGATTTTTCTCTACCTGAAGCATGTGAAATGTTACTGGAGGAATCTATTAATACTCCCAAACCTCTTGTAATCGGAACAACAGGCCTTAATACCCATCAGCTAAATCTCTTGAAACAGGCAAGTGAAATTATGCCTGTGCTTTATGCTACAAACATGTCAATGGGTGTTGCACTGTTAAACAAGCTTGTATATCAAGCCTCAGCAGCACTTGAAGACTTTGATATAGAGATTGTAGAGATGCACCACAGACATAAAAAAGATGCACCAAGCGGAACAGCACTCACTCTGAGTGAATCAGCGGCACAGGCAAGAGGATTGGATTTGAACAAAGTCCGTGTAAGCGGCAGAGACGGCAATATCGGTGAACGTAGTAAAGATGAAATAGCTGTTATGGCTCTTCGCGGAGGAGACATCGTTGGACGCCATACCGTAGGGTTTTACAATGACGGTGAGTTTATAGAGCTTAATCACACAGCCACTTCAAGAAATACTTTTTCAAAAGGTGCACTTCGTGCTGGAAAATGGCTTGCAGACAAAGAGCCTAGTCTTTACAATATCAGTGACTGTTTAGAACTCTAA
- the glyQ gene encoding glycine--tRNA ligase subunit alpha, with product MITFSEMLLKLQEFWMKQGCNIVQPYDIPAGAGTFHPATFLRSLDSTPWATAYVAPSRRPTDGRYGENPNRLGSYYQFQALIKPSPDNIQELYLQSLEYLGLDLAKHDIRFIEDNWESPTLGAWGLGWEVWLNGMEVTQFTYFQQVGGIECDPVAVEITYGTERLAMYLQGVDTVFDIVWNVDKEGNKTLYKDVHKESEIEFSKYNFEVADTEMLFADFNAKSKECLRTLEAGLPLPAYDLCMMASNTFNVLDARKAISQTERQNYILKIRELSKGCAELYKEQEEERNKRVNS from the coding sequence ATGATTACTTTTAGCGAAATGTTACTCAAATTACAAGAATTTTGGATGAAGCAGGGGTGTAATATTGTACAGCCTTATGATATTCCTGCCGGAGCAGGGACTTTTCACCCTGCTACATTTTTGCGCTCACTTGATTCTACACCTTGGGCGACAGCGTATGTTGCACCGTCTCGCCGTCCTACAGATGGAAGATATGGAGAAAATCCTAACAGACTTGGTTCTTACTACCAGTTTCAGGCACTTATAAAACCCTCACCGGATAATATTCAAGAACTATATTTACAATCATTAGAGTATTTAGGACTTGATTTAGCTAAACATGATATCCGCTTTATAGAAGATAACTGGGAATCTCCGACACTCGGTGCATGGGGTCTTGGATGGGAAGTATGGCTCAACGGTATGGAAGTGACTCAGTTTACTTATTTTCAACAAGTCGGTGGGATTGAATGTGACCCTGTCGCTGTTGAAATTACCTACGGAACAGAGCGTCTTGCGATGTATCTTCAAGGCGTTGACACTGTATTTGACATTGTGTGGAATGTTGACAAAGAGGGCAACAAAACACTCTATAAAGATGTACACAAAGAGAGTGAAATCGAGTTTTCAAAATACAATTTTGAAGTAGCAGATACAGAGATGCTTTTTGCTGACTTTAATGCAAAAAGTAAAGAGTGTCTCAGAACACTTGAAGCAGGGCTTCCTTTACCTGCTTATGATTTGTGTATGATGGCTTCAAATACTTTTAATGTTCTTGATGCAAGAAAAGCGATTTCACAGACTGAGAGACAAAATTATATTTTAAAAATACGCGAGCTCTCAAAAGGGTGTGCAGAGTTGTACAAAGAACAAGAAGAAGAGCGTAATAAAAGAGTAAATTCTTAG
- a CDS encoding hemerythrin domain-containing protein, translated as MTIKDFMTNKHRECDHLLTQAEDFLDNGEFDEALGKYIAFKNETLLHFAMEEEYLFPMLEEKSGMGNMGPTNVMRMEHTQAKSLFEKMDEAYNAKDKERAFALGESMNILLQQHNLKEEQMLYTMMNNTLAQDAQEIVEKLQDYGN; from the coding sequence ATGACTATAAAAGATTTTATGACAAACAAGCATAGGGAATGCGATCATCTCTTAACGCAGGCGGAAGATTTCCTTGATAACGGGGAGTTTGATGAGGCACTTGGTAAATATATAGCATTCAAAAATGAAACCCTGCTGCACTTTGCAATGGAAGAAGAGTATCTTTTCCCAATGCTTGAAGAAAAATCAGGTATGGGAAATATGGGCCCGACAAACGTCATGCGCATGGAACATACTCAGGCAAAATCACTCTTTGAAAAAATGGATGAAGCTTATAATGCAAAAGATAAAGAACGAGCGTTTGCGCTTGGCGAGTCTATGAATATATTACTGCAGCAACATAACCTTAAAGAGGAGCAGATGCTCTATACAATGATGAATAATACTCTAGCCCAAGATGCTCAAGAAATAGTTGAAAAACTACAAGACTATGGGAACTAA
- the purE gene encoding 5-(carboxyamino)imidazole ribonucleotide mutase: MKFVSIVIGSKSDYEVMKSCSDTLESFGVSYEMVISSAHRSPERTKEYIEEAEKKGAQVFIGAAGMAAHLAGVLSSKTIKPIIGVPMSASALSGIDALLSTVQMPAGMPVATVAIGKAGAINSAYLAMQILALDNEELSIKLKEDRIAKAKKVEMDSLEIETIIK, translated from the coding sequence ATGAAGTTTGTATCAATAGTAATAGGTTCTAAAAGTGATTATGAGGTAATGAAGTCATGCTCTGACACATTAGAGTCGTTTGGCGTTAGTTATGAAATGGTTATATCATCTGCTCACCGTTCTCCTGAACGTACAAAAGAGTATATTGAAGAGGCTGAAAAAAAGGGAGCACAAGTATTTATTGGGGCTGCGGGAATGGCCGCACACTTAGCAGGTGTTTTAAGTTCAAAAACTATCAAACCTATTATAGGTGTACCGATGTCGGCATCTGCGCTTAGTGGCATAGATGCACTACTTTCAACTGTTCAAATGCCTGCTGGCATGCCTGTCGCAACTGTTGCCATAGGCAAAGCAGGAGCAATTAACTCTGCATATCTTGCAATGCAAATATTAGCGCTTGATAATGAAGAACTAAGCATAAAACTAAAAGAAGACCGTATTGCAAAAGCAAAAAAAGTTGAAATGGATTCTTTAGAGATAGAAACTATTATAAAATAG
- a CDS encoding histidinol-phosphatase: protein MKVDLHNHTPLCNHAEGTINEYINTAINKNTEIFGFSDHAPMDFDPKYRMSFADMKKYEEEIMDAKRKYAEKITILLGYEVDYLEGHMDERVLNANVDYLIGSVHFIDEWGFDNPEFIGRYENEDINEIWQKYFDTVESMANTKLFDIVGHLDLIKVFKFMPSKNITEIAKNALRAIKNNDMVLEINAAGYRKPIGEAYPSKELLEEAYKLNIPITFSSDAHKPEQVGMFDKEVTKLAKDVGYTQCAYFINRERKFLEF, encoded by the coding sequence ATGAAAGTAGATCTACATAACCATACGCCACTGTGTAACCATGCAGAGGGTACAATAAATGAGTACATAAATACTGCAATAAACAAAAATACCGAAATATTTGGTTTTTCTGACCATGCACCCATGGACTTTGATCCAAAATATAGAATGTCATTTGCAGACATGAAAAAGTACGAAGAAGAGATCATGGATGCAAAGAGAAAATATGCAGAAAAAATCACTATTTTACTTGGCTATGAAGTAGACTATCTTGAGGGACATATGGATGAAAGAGTCCTTAATGCCAATGTTGATTATTTGATCGGTTCTGTACACTTTATTGATGAATGGGGATTTGACAATCCGGAATTTATCGGACGTTATGAGAATGAAGATATTAATGAAATTTGGCAAAAATATTTTGATACTGTAGAATCTATGGCAAATACAAAACTTTTTGATATTGTCGGGCACTTGGACCTCATAAAAGTATTTAAATTTATGCCGAGTAAAAATATCACAGAGATTGCAAAAAATGCACTTAGAGCAATTAAAAATAATGATATGGTTTTAGAGATAAATGCGGCAGGCTACAGAAAACCTATAGGTGAGGCCTACCCTTCTAAAGAGCTTTTAGAAGAAGCCTACAAGCTAAATATTCCTATAACATTCAGCTCCGATGCGCATAAACCTGAACAGGTCGGTATGTTTGACAAGGAAGTCACAAAACTTGCCAAAGATGTCGGTTACACACAGTGTGCCTACTTTATAAATAGAGAGAGAAAATTCTTAGAGTTTTAA
- the trxA gene encoding thioredoxin: protein MGKYIELTGANFEETLAEGVSLVDFWAPWCGPCRMIAPVVEELAEDYDGKAKICKVNTDEEQDIAVKFGIRSIPTIMFFKNGEMVDQIVGAQSKQALAEKLDALLA, encoded by the coding sequence ATGGGTAAATATATAGAATTAACTGGTGCAAATTTTGAAGAAACTCTTGCAGAGGGTGTATCTCTTGTTGACTTTTGGGCTCCGTGGTGTGGACCTTGTCGTATGATTGCTCCTGTAGTTGAAGAACTCGCAGAAGACTATGACGGGAAAGCTAAAATCTGTAAAGTCAACACTGATGAAGAGCAAGATATTGCTGTGAAATTTGGTATTCGTTCAATTCCAACTATCATGTTTTTCAAAAATGGTGAAATGGTAGATCAAATCGTAGGAGCTCAATCTAAACAAGCTCTTGCGGAAAAACTTGACGCTCTTTTAGCGTAA
- a CDS encoding DUF3972 domain-containing protein, translating to MKWMSDDEYSQLTGLDISSIEDLIQRGKLTVKIEDGIRYIDPSKGAIEAVVPAKLQELSQKNTQEMLVQPEFVEKTIGTIINLHEKVLDAKDETLEAVRVENEFLREALASLQELYDEDRKTIHTLQEQLQLSQQEVEFMRRKYKLMWNKAINEHTDKS from the coding sequence ATGAAGTGGATGAGTGATGACGAATATAGCCAACTCACAGGATTAGACATTTCCTCTATTGAAGATTTAATTCAAAGAGGCAAACTGACTGTAAAAATTGAAGATGGCATTCGCTATATTGACCCATCTAAAGGTGCGATTGAAGCAGTTGTCCCGGCAAAACTTCAAGAACTCTCTCAAAAAAACACGCAAGAGATGCTTGTACAGCCTGAGTTTGTCGAAAAAACAATCGGAACTATCATCAATTTACATGAAAAAGTTTTGGATGCAAAAGATGAAACACTTGAAGCCGTACGTGTGGAAAATGAGTTTTTACGTGAAGCACTTGCATCTTTGCAAGAACTTTATGATGAAGACAGGAAAACGATTCATACACTGCAAGAGCAACTCCAACTTTCACAGCAGGAAGTTGAATTTATGCGTCGCAAATACAAGCTTATGTGGAACAAAGCTATAAATGAGCATACAGACAAATCATGA
- a CDS encoding peptidase U32 family protein, with protein MNNKKVELLSPAGTLEKLKIALDFGADAVYGGVSHFSLRIRSGKEFSFEDFEEGIKYAHDRGKKVYATINGFPFNSQLNLLKKHILKMGELKPDAFIVATPGVLKLCHDLVPDMPLHLSTQANVMNVLDAQIYHEMGATRIITAREISLRDLKEIKAALPDLELEVFVHGSMCFAYSGRCLISTLQSGRVPNRGSCANDCRFPYEMYAANPETGTLFKLEEDAGVGTYIMNSKDLNLASHMQEILDSGAVDSIKIEGRTKTTYYAATTAKAYRMAIDDYYEDKLDSERYQYELQSLQNRGYTDAYLISRPFEKHDTQSLDFTMQLGTHQVSGVVNAEGTHFLCKYKTLPGDEMEVVSPLGSEIEIVDNEIGTTYEKDGKFFVKLKQLKAQNGKIWEEVHSGNINPIELPTKFPSYTFFRIPANADMNTAPK; from the coding sequence ATGAATAATAAAAAAGTAGAACTGCTCTCTCCTGCAGGAACCTTGGAGAAATTAAAAATTGCGCTTGACTTTGGTGCAGATGCCGTTTATGGCGGAGTAAGCCATTTTTCGCTGCGTATTCGTTCTGGAAAAGAGTTTAGTTTTGAGGACTTTGAAGAGGGTATCAAGTATGCGCATGATAGAGGTAAAAAAGTTTATGCGACGATAAACGGGTTTCCTTTTAACTCACAGCTTAATTTACTTAAAAAACATATACTAAAAATGGGTGAGCTTAAGCCTGATGCATTCATCGTTGCAACACCGGGTGTACTTAAACTGTGTCATGATTTAGTACCGGATATGCCGCTGCATCTCTCAACACAGGCAAATGTTATGAATGTGCTTGATGCACAGATTTATCATGAAATGGGAGCAACACGGATTATAACTGCACGTGAAATTTCTTTGCGTGATTTAAAAGAGATTAAAGCGGCTCTGCCTGATTTGGAACTTGAAGTATTTGTACACGGTTCTATGTGTTTTGCATACAGCGGACGCTGTTTGATTTCAACCCTGCAAAGCGGTCGTGTGCCAAATCGCGGCAGTTGTGCAAATGACTGTCGATTTCCTTATGAAATGTATGCGGCAAATCCTGAAACCGGTACTCTTTTTAAACTGGAAGAGGATGCAGGTGTGGGTACGTACATTATGAATTCAAAAGATTTGAATTTGGCTTCGCATATGCAAGAGATTTTGGACAGTGGTGCAGTGGATTCTATAAAGATAGAAGGGCGTACCAAAACAACATATTATGCAGCTACAACTGCAAAAGCATATAGAATGGCGATAGATGATTACTATGAAGATAAGCTTGACAGTGAGCGTTACCAGTATGAACTGCAGTCTTTGCAAAATCGCGGTTATACAGATGCTTATCTTATTTCTAGGCCGTTTGAAAAACATGACACACAAAGTTTGGATTTTACTATGCAGCTTGGTACACATCAGGTCAGTGGTGTCGTCAATGCTGAGGGAACACATTTTTTATGTAAATATAAAACTTTGCCCGGGGATGAAATGGAAGTCGTATCTCCTTTAGGGAGTGAAATAGAGATTGTTGACAATGAAATTGGCACGACGTATGAAAAAGATGGCAAGTTCTTTGTTAAACTCAAACAGCTCAAGGCGCAAAACGGCAAAATATGGGAAGAAGTTCACAGCGGAAATATAAATCCGATAGAGCTTCCGACAAAATTTCCATCGTATACATTTTTTAGAATACCGGCGAATGCAGATATGAATACAGCTCCTAAATAA